TACTGGGAGCGGTCAGTCTGGAGGACGCGGTCCGGCCGGAATCGCGGCAGGCCGTGGCCGCCCTGCAGAACCGGGGAGTCAAGGTAGGGATGATCACCGGCGATGCCCGGCAGGTGGCGCAGGCCGTGGCCACGGACCTGAACATCGACGAGGTGTTCGCCGAGGTCCTGCCCGCGGACAAGGACAAGAAGGTGGCCGAACTCCAGGGCCGCGGCCTGAAGGTGGCCATGGTGGGCGACGGCGTCAACGACTCCCCTGCACTGGCACGGGCCGAGGTGGGCATCGCCATCGGTGCCGGCACGGACGTGGCCATGGAGTCCGCCGGGGTGGTACTGGCCGGCAACGACCCGCGGGCCGTGCTGTCCATGGTGGACCTGTCCCGGGCGAGCTACCGGAAGATGTGGCAGAACCTGGTGTGGGCCACCGGCTACAACATTCTTGCCGTGCCGCTGGCCGCGGGCGTCCTGGCCTTCGCCGGGATTGTCCTCTCCCCAGCAGCAGGCGCCGTGCTGATGTCCGTGTCCACTATTGTGGTGGCGTTGAACGCCCAACTGCTCCGGCGCCTGAAACTGAACCCCTCGGAGGTACGTTAGAACGACGCTCTCTCACCTTTCGCCGCTTTATCCACGACGCTCTCTCACCTTTGACCACCGGCGCTAATCTGCAGGAAGGAGGAACCGCCAGTGACTGCAACCACCCGCCGCCTGGCGGCCCTGCTCGGCAGGACCGGCCTGCTGGCTGTTGTGCTGGCCATCGCGGCCGGAATCCTGGGGATGCACGTCCTGACCGGCGACCACTCCGCGCACGGCGCCGGCTCCCACGTCCCCGGGCACGCCGCCGTCGGCCATCCCCCTGGTGACCATGCCCATCCTGCAACCCACCACGCTGCGGAGGAATCCTTCACTGCCTCCGGTTCCTGCGGCTCCGGCTGCCCGGGAGTGCACGACGCCGGAGTGTCCTGCATCCCGTCAGCCAAGGCGGGAGCGCTCGCCGTCTTCCCGCCGCAGGCCACGGCTGCGGCGCAGCTTGCCCTTGAAGCAGGCACCCGTCCTCCAGCTGCCTACTCCTACATTCCAACAAGTCCCACGCCCTGCGAACTGTCCATCAGCCGGACGTAAACCGGACTGCGCCGCGTGATGCGGCACGCCAGATCAGCCCGGTTAAACTACTTTCCTGAGGACACATCCACCATGAACACGCAGATCAAAACGCTGTCCGTCGCCGCCGCCCTGGCGGCCTCGCTCGGCCTTGCCGGCTGCGCCGCCGAGTCGGGAACCTCCGGCGGCAACGGCATGCACACAAACCACTCCAGCTCCAGCCCCATGTCCAGCATGATGCCGGACGCCGATGCTGCGCATAACCAGGCCGACATCATGTTCGCCCAGATGATGATCCCGCACCACGCCCAGGCCGTAGAGATGAGTGACATCATTCTTGCCAAGCCGGACCTGCCCGCTGAGGTCACCGCCCTTGCCACCAGGATTAAGGACGCCCAGGCTCCCGAAATCGAGACCATGACAGGGTGGCTGGAGAGCTGGAAGGTGCCCACCATGATGAGCGACCACTCAGGGCACGGCATGTCCGGCATGGTGGACGAAGAAGGCATCGACAAGTTGAAGGCAGCGACGGGAACGGATGCCGCCCGGCTCTTCCTCGAGCAGATGATCGGACACCACGAAGGCGCCGTTGAGATGGCACAGCAAGAGATCGGAGCCGGGAAGTTTCCCGAAGCCGTCCAGCTCGCCCGCGACATCGTCGCTGCACAGGAATCCGAGATTGCCGAGATGAAGCAGCTGCTGACCACTCTCTGACCCCGAAAGCTCTCTCACTTCCTGCCACAAACCGCCAGCCCTCTCTCACCTCCTGCAAGGTGGGTGGGAGAGGGCCCGGGTGGGACCCGCCAAAAGGCTCCGGTGGGAGTACCCCCGATCAACCCTTACCGGTGTTGACGTGTTCGGGGCGGATGCCTATGCCGACAAACCGGGCCATGACGCGGCGCAGCAGCGGTGAGGCAACCCGGAGAACCCCAGGGACCCAACGGGGCGCGACGCGGTTGCCGGTGGTTGCCCGTGCGAGCGCCCTGTGTCCGGCACGCTGAAGCCGCTGCATGATCTTCACCGGCTTTTCGCGCCGCCGCTGCACGCCCGCGAGCTTTTTGCGTGGGGCGGTCCCGGCCGCGAGGTCTTCCGTGATGGCGTTGGAGAGCGCAACGGCGTCCTGGATGGCGAAGTTCACCCCAACGCCAAACATTGGTGACATCGCGTGGGCGGCATCGCCGATGGCGATAAACCCGGGGCGGTGCCAGCGCCGGAGCCGGTTGATCCGGACGGAGAGGAGCTTGACCTGGTCCCAGTCCTTCAAGGCATCGACCACCGGCAGCAGGACGGGCGCGGCGTGCGTGATCCGTTCACGGAGGGCGCCCAGCCCAGCCTTTTCCAGTGCTTCAAAACCGCCTTTGGGAATGACCATGCCCGCCTGGTACCTGTCGCCACGGTCAATGGTGAGGACCATCCCCTGCGACGAGATATAGCCGAGCGTTACAGGCGGCGGCTTGGGCGGTTTGGGAAGGCCGAACCACAGCACGTCGATAGGGACACCGAACTCTTCAGGTGTTAACCCGGCCGCAGCGCGCAGGACCGAAGCACGCCCGTCCGCAGCGACGGTCAGCGTCGCCCGGATCTCACTCCCGCCGTCGGGTTGGGTGGTCCGCACGCCCCGCACCTGGTCCTGGTCCATGATGAGTCCGGTGGCCTCTGTGCTCATGCGCAGCTCGAAGTTGGGGTAGGCGGCCGCCTCCCTGGAAAGGAAGTTCAGGAAGTCCCACTGCGGAGCGAGAACCAGGAAGTTGTCCGGAGTCGGCAGGGTGCGGAAGTCAGCGATTGTGATGCGCTGGCCGTCCACCACGGCATCGATGGTGGACAGCTGCGTGAGTGGCAGTTGCAGGAACTTCCCGCGGAGCCCGAGTTCGCCCAGCAGGGTCACGGTGGACGGATGAACGGTGTCGCCCCGGAAGTCACGAATGAAATCTGCGTGCTTCTCCAGCACGGTGACCTTCAGGCCGGCCCGCGCAAGCATGTAACCGAGTACCATCCCGGCCGGGCCGCCCCCGGCAATCACGCAGTCACGTTCGGGACGGTCCTCATCAGCCATGTCGTCCTGCCTGTTCTCCGCCTCTGATCTGCTTCCATGGTGGCGGCAGTGGGACTGATTGGGTAGAGAGAGCGTCCGGGGAAAATCTGCAGGACGTGAGAGAGCATCCCTGGCGGGTTCAAGGGGTCATTGCAACACCTGAGTGATTGGGGTGTTGTTATGGGCTTTGGTCGGCCTGAGATCTTGCGTGAGGTGGCTCGGGTTTTCTGGGAGGCGAGGTCTTCTGGAGCATCTGATGAGTTGGCGGCGGAGGCGGCCGGTCTTTCCCCGTCAGCGGCCCGGGTGATCGTCCGTCAGCATGGTGGGGTGAATCCTGCAATTAGGCCTGCCTGCCGACGGTTCTTGTCCTTCCATGAACGCGAGCTGATTGCCGTGTGGCGGGCCGCCGGATGCGGGACACGTGAGATCGGCCGGCGTTTGGGCCGGAGCCCGTCCACCATCAGCAGGGAACTGGGCCGGAACATCCGCAATGAAGGCAAGCGCCCCTACCTGGCGTCCTCGGCGCAGAACCGGGCGCAGAAGCTGGCACGCAGGCCTAAGACCCGGAAGCTGGCCGTTAATGAGGCCCTGGCACTCTACGTTGCCGGGATGTTGACGGCCCGGGAACGGTTGTCCCCGGAGCAAATCAGTGCCCGGCTGCGGATCGATTTCCCCGATGATGAGAGCATGCGCATCAGCCCCGAGACGATCTATCAGTGCATCTATATCCAGGGCCGCGGCGGGCTGAAGGCCGAGCTTGCCGCTGCCCTGCGGACGGGCCGGGCCGTGCGCCAACCGAACCGGCGGGCCGGGAACCGAAAGCCCCGGGTCCCGAAGGAACTACTGATCAGCGAACGCCCCGCGGAGGCCGAAGACCGGGCTGTGCCCGGACACTGGGAGGGCGATCTGATCATCGGTACCCCCGGCACCGGGGCGATCGGAACACTCGTGGAACGCAGCAGCCGCTTCGTGATGCTCCTGCACTTGCCCAACGGACACACCGGCGAGCAGGTACTGGCCGCCATCCATGAAACCTTGCCTACGCTCCCGGCTCAGCTGCGCCGGACCCTCACCTGGGACCAGGGCGCGGAGATGGTCGGCATTCACGAACGCGTCAAGATAGCCACCGGAGCGGACGTCTACTTCTGCGACCCTCACTCACCCTGGCAGCGCGGCACGAACGAGAACACCAACGGACTCCTGCGCCAGTACTTCCCCAAAGGCATGGACCTCAGCACCGTCACCCCCGAGGACCTCGACTACGCCGCCGCGGGCCTCAACGGTCGCCTACGCAAAACCCTCGGCTGGAAAACACCCGCCCAAGCCCTCCAACAAATACTGGAAGAATCAGCAGCATAGAACGTGTTGCAACCACCACTTGAATCCGCCCCTGGTAAAACCGCGATAAGTGAGGGAGCGTCGGGCGGTTGCATGTTAAGTTGAAAGGCACGGACTCACTGGTCCGCGCACCAGCTGGAAAAGAGACATCTCCTTGGACACATCCGCACCAGTAAGAATCTTGACCGTCTGTACCGGCAACATTTGCCGCTCCCCCGTGGCCGAACGGCTGCTGCAGGCAGGACTCGACCAGGTGGTGCTTGGCGGCTTCCAGGTGACCAGCGCCGGCACCCGGGCAATGGTGGGATACCCAATGCAGCCCATTTCCGCCAACATCGTCCGAACTTTTGGCGGCGATCCGGAGGGCTTCCTGGCACGCCAGCTAACCCCCCAGATCCTGCGCGGGGTGGATCTGGTGCTGACCATGACGTCCGGGCACCGTGGTGAAGTGCTTCAACTGGACGCGTCGCTGCTGAAGCGGACCTTCACCATCCGGGAGTTCGCGCGCATGCTTGACGTCTTAGACGGGCAGGCGTCCGCCTCCGGGGGGCAGGTCCCCGTTATTCCTGCCGCAAAAGGGACCGACGACAACGATTCGCTGGCTGCCACCGCGGCCTTTTGGAAGTCCCTGCCCGCCAGGGCCGCCGGGGTGCGGCACCTCGCCCTGCCTCCGGATGCTGCCGATAACGACATCATCGACCCCTACCGGCGTTCGGCCGAGGTGTATCGGCAGATGGAGGACGAACTGGCTCCCGCCATCGTCTCCATCCTCCGCCACGCCCGCCTCAATGCCCCGGTTCGCGGGAGCCGCGCGGGTTCGCTGTAACGTTCCGGCGGACCCGGCACCTCCCGCGAACCCGTTAGAAGCCCGGTTGGCCCGCGTCCGCCGTCGTAATGTTGCCCTGCCGTCACTGCGGATTTCTCTGCGGGTTTTCTGCGGATTTCCCCGATGTGTGGCCAGGCGGGCCGATGCTAATTTTCGGGAATGGCCATACAGCCGAACCTTCTGACCAGCGAACCTTCGACTCCCCCCACGCCAGGGGACCGGGGCAAGAGGCACGTGCTCCGGAACACCGTCCTGGTGCTCGTGGCGGTAGCAGTCCTGGTTACTGCCTCCGCCGGCGCGTACCTTTTCAACCTGGCACAGATTTACGAATCCGGAGTCACCACCATCGAGGATGCCTTCCCGGATGAGTCCACGCGCCCCAAGCCGCGGTCGCAGGCAGCTGGCCCGGGAAGTACGGCCGGCGAGCCGGGAGGAGTGGCGGTCGAGCCTGGAAACGCGGCCGGCGAGCCGGGCAATGTTCCCGGAGCCGGACCCGCGGCTGCGGAAGCGCCTGGCGCCGGAAACGGCAACTCCGTCACCATCCTCGTGATGGGCAGCGACAGCCGCGGCGCCACCATGGAGGAGGCGTTGTCCGGAGCCAACTCGAACCAGCGCGCGGACACCCTGATGCTGGTCCACATTCCGGCAGACCGCTCCAGGATTTTCTCTGTCTCCCTCATGCGCGACCTCTGGGTCGGCATTCCAGGCCACCGCGAGGCCAAGATCAACGCCGCCTTGGCCTACGGCGGGGTACCGCTGATGGTGCAGACGGTTGAATCGCTCTTCAACCATCGGATCGACCATGTGGCCATGATCGACTTCGAGGGTTTCGTGGGCCTCACTGACGCCCTGGGCGGGGTAGAGGTCAACATCACGAAGCCGTTCGTGTCCAGCCACGAGAGCTACAGGTTCAAGCAGGGCCCATACCTCCTGGACGGGGAGCACGCCCTCGAGTTCGTCCGCGAGCGCTACGCGTTTTCCGACGGCGACTACCAGCGGGTGCGGAACCAGCAGGCCTTTGTACAGGCCCTGTTCGCCAAGAACCTCAAACCTGAGACCCTCCTCAACCCGGTGAAGGTCCACAACGTCATCAGCGCCATTGCCCCGTTCATCAGCGCGGACCGGGGACTGGACGCCGCGGCCCTCGCCCGGCTGGCACTGGAACTGCGGGAGGTACGGTCCGGGGACATGAAGATGTTCACCCTGCCTACGCTGGGAACCGGGACCTCGGCGGACGGGCAGTCGATTGTGATCCCCGACCGCACGGCCATTGCGGGGATCTCCCGGGCCCTTGCAGATGACAGTTTGGATACGTTTGTAGCCAACAAGGGGCTCGCGGGCGGACACTGATCCCACCCCTATTCAAGAGGTGGAGGCATCATGAGTACCCCAGGCGGTTCTGACCCATCCGGGGGCACCGGCCCCTCCGACGCAGATCCTCCCGGGGGCAGCATGGTCGCCCATGGGCGGCGCCGGTGGATCGCAGCACTGCTGGCGTTGGTGCTGGTGGCCGCAGCCGTCTTCGCGGTAGTCAGCCTCAACCAGGCCGGTTCCGGGGCGCAGCCGGCGGCGGCACAGAACGAATCCCCCAGCCCTGCGCCGTCGGAGACGCCTACGGAAACAACACCCGCGCCTCCGCCACCTCCGCCGCCACCGCCGCCACCGCCGATCCCTGAGCATCCGGCCGTGCCGATGAACGTGCTGCTGATCGGCAGCGACCTTAGAGGCATTGCGAAAGATGCAGCAGCCCATACGGCGGCGACCGGCGAACCCCAGGACCACCGCGCCGACACCCTGATGGTGGTCCACGTACCCGCCGACCGCCGCACGCTCTACATCATCTCCATCAATCGGGACATGTGGGTGGACATCCCCGGCTTCGGCGGCGCCAAGATCAACTCCGGCCTGCAGTACGGCGGCATCGACATGCAGGCCGCCGCTGTGCAGTCGCTGCTGGGGATCACCATCGACCACACGCTGATGGTGGACTTCGGCGGGCTCAAGGTGCTGGTGGAAGGGTTGGGCGGGATCGATGTCAACGTTCCGGTCCCGTTCCAGTCCACCCACGACACGGGACACGTGTTCGGGCCGGGTGTGAACCATCTGAATGGGCAGGCGGCCCTGGAGTTTTCCCGGGAGCGTTACGCCTTTTCGGACGGCGACTTCCAGCGGGTGCGCAATCAGCAGGTCCTGCTCCGCGCCATCCTGGCCCGCCTCACCGCCGGTGGAGCGCTGAACGATGTCACCGCAGTTCGGTCCCTCGTGGATTTGGCTTCCTGCTGCCTTACCGTGAACAAGGGCTTTGACCCGGTGCAGGCGGCCATTCTGGCCTACAGCCTGCGCAACCTCGACCCGAACGCCATCGGCACCATGACGCTGCCGACAGCCGGATCAGGTTTTGTCGCCGGCCAGTCCGTGCTGTTCCCCGATTACGGCGGCATCAACGCCGTGGCGGCAGCGCTGAGGGAAGGGCGGATCGGCGACTTCGCGAGACCGTAGCCGGGTTCGCGGGACCGCAGGCGGCAATCCGCGCTGTTCAACCCGGGCTTACCGGGCGTTCACCCGCGGGAAAGCGTCCATGCGCCGGGCGACGGCACCCTGAGGGCATGACCTCCAACTCCCGCACTGAAATCTCCCGCCGCACCATCGTCACGGGTTCCGTCCTGGCTGCCGCAATGGCCTCCGCTCCGGCCGCAGCCCAGGCAGGTGTCCCCCGCCAGTCCCCAACCGGCGTGGCCCTGGTCCGCAACCGCCTCACCCTCCCGAGCGGCATCGCCACCGGCGACGTGACATCGGATTCCGCCGTGCTGTGGTCCCGCGCGTCCGGGGCAGGCCGGATGACGGCCGTCCTGCGGGCAGTGAACGACGGCGGCGGGATCCTGCGGGGGCGCGGCGCCTTTGAGCGCACCCTCCGTGGGCCCAGGGCCACCCAGGCCTCGGACTTCACTGCCAAGATCCATGCCGGGAACCTGCCGTCCAACACCCGGTTTGCACTTGAGATCAGCTTCGAGGACGACGGCGGTGCTGCCGGCGAAACGGTCCGGGGCACCTTCCGCACCGCCCCCGACGCCGGGACGTACCACGGCAAGGGCCGCACCGGCGGGACGGGCAACGGCGGTGACGTCCCGTCGTCGTCCGCCCAAAGCTTTGTCTGGACCGGCGACACCGCCGGGCAGGGCTGGGGCATCAACGAGGAAATTGGCGGGATGCGCGGCTACCGCGCGATGCACCAGACACGGCCAGACTTCTTCATCCACTCCGGCGACACCGTCTACGCGGACGGGCCGCTCGCCGAAACCGTGGTGGAAAAGGACGGGCAGGTGTGGCGCAACCTGGTCACAGAGGAGGTGTCCAAGGTGGCCGAGACGCTGACCGAATTCCGCGGCCGGCACCGCTACAACTCCATGGACGCCAACATGCGGGCCATGTTCGCCGATGTTCCCGTCGTTGCCAACTGGGACGACCACGAGACCACCAACAACTGGTATCCCGGCGAGATCCTGGACGATCCCCGTTACACCGTACGTGACGTCAACACCCTCGCGGCCCGCGGCCGCCAGGCGTGGCAGGAGAACATGCCCATCGCAGACAGCGCCGCGCTGTGGCGGCCGGGAACGTTCGACGACGCCGGCCAGTACCAGCCTGCGCGCATCTACCGGAAGGTTTCACGCGGTCCGCAGCTGGACATTTTCTGTCTGGACATGCGCACCTTCAAGTCTCCCAACACCGACGGCAAGGAGCAGTACGCCACGTCCATTCTGGGGCAGGAACAGGCGGACTGGCTGATCCGCGAAGTGTCGGCGTCGAAAGCCACATGGAAAGTCATCGCCGCCGACCTGCCGCTGGGCATCATCGTGCCCGACGGCGCCGTCAACCAGGAGAGCCTGGCAAACCGTGATCCGGGTGCACCGCTGGGCCGCGAGCTCGAGATCGCGGGAGTGCTCAGCGCATTCAAGCGGAACCGGGTGAAGAACGTGGTGTGGCTGACCGCCGATGTGCACTACTGCGCGGCCCACCACTATTCGCCCGAGCGCGCGGCATTTACCGACTTCGACCCGTTCTGGGAGTTCGTGGCCGGTCCGATCGCCGCCGGGTCTTTCGGCCCCAACGCCATGGACGGCACGTTCGGGCCCGAAGTGGTCTTTTCCAGGGCGGGCCGCTTCCCGGGCGAATCACCGCGCGGCGGCGAGAACCAGTTCTTCGGACACGTCCAGCTGGATGAGGAAACCTTCACAGTGAGCCTGCGGAACGCCAACGGCGCCACCGTCTTCTCAAAGGTGCTGAACCCGGAGCGGTAGCCGGATAGCTTCCCGGGTTCGGCTTTCCGGGCCTTCGCGGGAGAATAGGGCTCCTAGCGGAGGTCCGGGAGGCGCCTGTCCAAGTATTTTCCTGTGAAGACCAGCACCGCTGTCAGCACCAGGACCGCGGCGAAGTAGTTGAGGGTCCCGGTCACGCCGAAGCTGACCCCCACCATGCCGCGCAGCACCAGGTACAGACCCAGCATCAGGATGACGAGCCCTGCGGCAATGTGACCCACCCGAGTGCCCTTGGATACCGAGGTTCCGGCCGGGAACGAGGCCGCATACTCGCGGGGCTGCCCAAAGGCCGCCTCGCCGCTTTCGCCGCTCTCGGCCAGGTGGCTGCTGACTTCCTGCAGGGTGCTGCTGATCATATCTTCGTTGTGTTTCCGCTGGCGCAGTTCGTAGGCCAGGGCCTTCAGATATTCCTGTGACGACATTTAGTGAGCCTTCTTTTCCTCTAGCAGGTCCATGACGAGCACAGCGAACCGGGTCCAGTCACCCAGTCGCTCGGCCACCGCTTCTCTTCAGTCATGGCTAGATAGGTCACAGACTATGTTGCCTGCCAACTATCCTTGCTCCCGCGGCAAACCGTCCTCGTCCGTTTATCTTTCCGCCCCTTGGGTACGCCGCTGGTAGTGTTCCTGCATTCGGCAAGGCACATCGACGGGGTGATTTCTCTTGAAAGACGACGGGCTGACACAGGCAGTGCAGGAGGCCGGGGCGGTGGAGCTGCTGCTGATCCGGCACGGTGAGAGCGAAGGCAACGTGGCCGCCACCGAGGCGCGGCTGGCGGGAGCCGAGGTCATTGAGGTACCCGCCCGGGATGCTGACGTGAATCTGTCCGATACCGGGCGGGAACAAGCCAAGGCGCTGGGAACCGCGCTGGCCCGGATCGCCGAGGAGTTCCGGCCGGATGCGGTGGTCTCCTCCCCCTACGCCCGGGCCTGGCAAACGGCGGAAATCGCAGTGGAGACAGCCGGCTGGCCGCTCAAGGTCCGCACCGATGAACGGCTGCGCGACCGCGAACTCGGCATCCTGGACCGGCTGACCAGGCGGGGCGTGGCGGCCCGCTTCCCTGAAGAAGCCGAGCGGCGGGAGTGGCTGGGCAAGATGTACTACCGCCCGCCGGGCGGGGAATCCTGGGCGGACGTGGCACTGCGGCTGCGCTCGGTCCTGGACGAACTGAACAACCTCAGCACGGGTCACCGCGTGATGCTGGTCTGCCACGACGCCCTGATCATGCTGTTCCGGTACGTGCTGGAGGGTATGACCGAGCGGGAGATCCTGGACCTCGCCGCCGGCACGTCGGTGCTCAACGCTTCCCTGACACGGTACGTGCGCCCGTCCGGCGAAGGGCCCTGGAAACTGGAGAGTTTCAACGTGGCAGACCACTTGGCCGAGCAGGGCGTGACCGTCACCGAGCACGCCGGAGATACCAGTGTCCACCCGAAATGATTCCAACGGCGCTCCAGCCGGCGGCTCTGGAGTCACCACCCTGGTGACGCCGTCGCTGCTGCGCGACTGGCCGTTGCCTGCACCGGGCGAGGACAAGTACTCGCGCGGCTCGGTGCTGGTGATAGGCGGGGCGCGGGCCACACCCGGCGCCGCCCTCCTGGCGGGGGCTTCCGCCCTTCGTGCGGGTGCCGGCAAACTCACCCTGGCGGTTGCCGGGTCCGTGGCGGTGCAGGTAGGGGTTGCCCTGCCGGAATGCGGGGCCATGGGCATGCCCGAGACGGCTGACGGGTCCTTGACCGGGGAAGGGCTGGACCGCATCTCTACCTACCTGGACCGGGCCGATACCGTGCTCATTGGTCCGGGCCTGGACGATCCCGGTTTGGCGGAGGACCTGCTGCGGGCGCTTCTGGAGCGGGAGGCCTCCGCCGGTGAGCCGGACGACGGCGGCGGTTCCGCCGTCGTGCTTGATGCCTATGCCCTGGGCGGACTGGTCAAGCTTGAGGATCAGCTCGACCCGTGGCGGGGCCGCCTGATCCTCACCCCGAATCCCAAGGAAGCAGCCATTCTGCTCGGCCGCGAGGTGGAGGACCTCGAAGCGGATGTGGCCGAAATTGCCCGCCGGTTCGACGCTGTGGTGAGCTGCCAGGGCCTGATCGCGCGGCCACCCGGTAACGCGCCCGAGGAATCTGAAATGTGGAAGATCACCACGGGGTATGGGGGCCTGGGCACGTCGGGCAGCGGTGATGTCCTGGCCGGAGCGATTACGGGCGTCCGCGCCCGGGGAACCAGCGGTGCGCAGGCTGCATGCTGGGGTACGCACCTCCACGCGGCTGCCGCCGACCGCCTCGCCAGCAGACTGGGCCCGCTCGGATTCCTGGCCCGTGAACTCGCTGACGAGCTTCCCGCGCTGATGCTGGAACTGAACACCTGAAGCCCGCATGGGGATGGCCCCCGGCCGAAGCCGGGGGCCACCGTATCGGTAAGTTCGGGCGTACACTGCCGATGCGCTGTTTAGCGCTGTGGCGTGCTCAGAATGGCGAAACGCCCTAAGAGGCAGTCAACAATCAATACCCGACTTCCGATCCTATGTTGAAACTAGGCGGCAATCTCCTGCTTTGCCCCCTTCGTTTCGATCTCGATCTTGCGCGGCTTGGCCTTTTCGGCGACAGGAATCCGCAGCGTCAGAACACCGGCGTCGTAGCTGGCCTTCACGTTGTCAGTATCCAAGGTGTCCCCGA
The window above is part of the Pseudarthrobacter sp. NS4 genome. Proteins encoded here:
- a CDS encoding NAD(P)H-hydrate dehydratase; translation: MSTRNDSNGAPAGGSGVTTLVTPSLLRDWPLPAPGEDKYSRGSVLVIGGARATPGAALLAGASALRAGAGKLTLAVAGSVAVQVGVALPECGAMGMPETADGSLTGEGLDRISTYLDRADTVLIGPGLDDPGLAEDLLRALLEREASAGEPDDGGGSAVVLDAYALGGLVKLEDQLDPWRGRLILTPNPKEAAILLGREVEDLEADVAEIARRFDAVVSCQGLIARPPGNAPEESEMWKITTGYGGLGTSGSGDVLAGAITGVRARGTSGAQAACWGTHLHAAAADRLASRLGPLGFLARELADELPALMLELNT